From a region of the uncultured Desulfatiglans sp. genome:
- a CDS encoding exported hypothetical protein (Evidence 5 : Unknown function) yields MMVKNMPFRNLYAAALFLAFLTLPSPGRGGMTDRMEHFHCSIRLEDNVMASAEFSVSEDESAIRYKLEVNHVDNITMAHLHLGWMGHIGSPVVWLYPQGPPPRLIKGPFTGVLSEGTITSDDLRGPLRGRPLSVLLGLIKTGEVYINIHSKEHPHGEICGPVVLKGDRQH; encoded by the coding sequence ATGATGGTAAAAAATATGCCTTTTCGCAACCTTTACGCAGCAGCGCTCTTCCTGGCCTTCCTGACTCTGCCATCGCCCGGAAGGGGGGGCATGACTGATCGGATGGAGCACTTCCACTGCTCCATCCGACTAGAGGACAACGTCATGGCATCGGCCGAATTCAGCGTCTCTGAAGATGAGAGCGCCATTCGCTACAAACTCGAAGTCAACCATGTCGATAATATCACGATGGCTCATCTGCACCTGGGCTGGATGGGGCACATTGGAAGCCCCGTCGTTTGGCTTTATCCTCAGGGACCACCGCCAAGACTCATCAAGGGGCCATTTACGGGGGTCCTCTCAGAAGGGACCATCACGAGCGATGACCTCCGCGGGCCCTTGCGCGGGAGGCCTCTGTCCGTGCTGCTTGGCCTGATAAAAACCGGGGAAGTGTATATCAATATCCATTCGAAGGAGCACCCCCACGGTGAAATCTGCGGGCCAGTCGTCCTGAAGGGCGACCGGCAGCATTAA
- a CDS encoding Cytochrome C family protein gives MQAFRKSSRFQRGRMKKACCFLLILAPFLAALLLSCASPQNGGIALLPPIEGAEAVGTETCALCHEGVVERFRSTDHGRYSGSMEEGEILGCESCHGPGSLHMEAGGGVGQYIINPARNPEPCFACHLSVKVTFNLEVHHPVREQRMNCVDCHDPHGKDIYKAKGMRVGRENEVCMQCHKEQVRPRVFEHEALRDGCTICHGPHGAINDKMLVENDNNLCLKCHAQIAMPRSITMGDFSHTTRLAEGTCWSAGCHTAVHGSDINPHLRY, from the coding sequence ATGCAGGCGTTCCGAAAATCTTCTCGTTTTCAAAGGGGTCGCATGAAAAAGGCGTGTTGCTTCCTGCTCATTTTGGCCCCGTTCCTCGCTGCGCTGCTTCTTTCCTGCGCCAGCCCGCAAAACGGCGGGATAGCGCTCCTTCCGCCCATAGAAGGGGCCGAGGCGGTGGGAACGGAAACCTGCGCCTTGTGCCACGAGGGAGTGGTGGAGCGCTTCCGTTCGACCGATCATGGCAGGTATTCAGGCTCAATGGAGGAGGGTGAAATCCTGGGTTGCGAATCCTGCCACGGTCCGGGAAGTCTCCACATGGAGGCGGGCGGCGGCGTGGGGCAGTATATCATCAATCCAGCGAGGAATCCGGAGCCGTGCTTCGCATGCCACCTGTCTGTGAAGGTTACGTTCAATCTGGAGGTTCATCACCCGGTGAGAGAGCAGCGGATGAATTGCGTGGACTGCCATGACCCCCACGGGAAGGATATCTACAAGGCGAAAGGCATGCGTGTGGGCAGGGAAAATGAGGTCTGCATGCAGTGCCACAAGGAGCAGGTCCGCCCGAGGGTCTTCGAACACGAAGCTCTCCGGGATGGATGCACGATCTGCCACGGGCCGCACGGCGCGATCAACGACAAGATGCTGGTTGAGAACGATAACAACCTGTGCCTCAAATGTCATGCCCAGATCGCGATGCCCCGCTCCATCACCATGGGCGATTTTTCCCACACCACCCGTCTTGCGGAGGGGACATGCTGGAGCGCCGGGTGCCACACGGCTGTGCATGGCTCGGACATCAACCCACACCTGAGGTACTGA